GACGGCAACGGCGTCGTCCGAGCTGCCGGACACGATTATCGTTGTGTCGATCGCCCCGGAAAAGGTTAGCTGCATGGGCGAGGCATCCATCCGGCGCGGAGCGAAACGGAGGTCGATCGTCTGCCCGGGCACCGCGACGTCGATGGAGGCCATGACAAAATTCTCGGGCAGCGGCTCGATGCGGCCCGATGCGATCCAGTAGCTCAGATCCGGCGAGGCATTCCGGTTTGGCGGCAGGCCGGCCGTGAGGTCGGCCGTCACTGGCGGCGCGCCCTCGGCCTCGCGAAGGAGCACAAAAAACGTGTTGTCCTGCATGCGTCGAAACGCCGCGAACATCCCCATGCCCTGAGACGCGTGTTCGACGAGGGCATCCGTCGCGATGTCCGCATAGGACTTGCCGGCCGGCGCATAGACGTCCATCACCGGCACCTCGGCGTCGTAGTCTTCCGTCGTGCGACGCCAGAGCCGGAGGAAGAGCCGCTTCGGCTGCCAGAGGTCCACCCCGTCCTCTTCGAGTTGCTCGGGGTGATACGTCGAGTCGGCGGCGAGGGCGAACGCGTCGTAGGCCGAGATCCCGACCGCCTGATGCTGCCCGTGCTGGAGGTTGGGGCCGACGGTCAGGGTATCGTGATTGGTGAAGAGGACGTCCGGCTTGAGCTTCCGGATGAGATAGACGAGGCGGGAAGTCACTTCATCCCGCCCGCCCCAGATATCAAAGGCCTCGCGGGCCTGTTTCGAGAACCCAAAGTCTTTGAAGTTGAGGAAATAAACCTGCGTTCCGAGCCGGCGCGCGGCGCGTTCGGTCTCCACCGTCCGGATGGCGCCGAGTTCTTCATAGAGTTCGGGTCCTATCTCGTTCTGCCCCCCTTCGCCGCGGGTATAGATCACGCTGTACGCGACGGCGTCGTGGGCGCGACGATAATAGGCGAGGGTGCGGCCATCCTCATCGTCCGGATGGGCAGCGAGGTTCATCACAACGAGCGGAGCCGCGGACTGGGCGGCGGCTGGCTGCCGGCCCGCGCCGGCGAAGATGAAGAGCAGCAGAAGGAGCGCGTAGAATCGCATGTGTTTCCTATTTTCGGGCGTCCGTATCCGTAGAGACGCAAGGTGTTGCGTCTTGGAGACGCAAGGTGTTGCGTCTCTACCCCCCACGTCCCATATACACATACCGTGTTACCATGACCGCCGCCGATAAAGCCTTTCTCTTTCAGCTTCTCGACACCCCGAGCCCTTCCGGGTTCGAATCCGCCGGCCAGCGCATCTGGGCGGGCTACCTGCGCCGGCACGCGGACCGAGTCGAGAGCGATCACTACGGCAACGTATGGGCGACACTTGATGGGTCGGCGAAAGATAACGCCCCGCGGCTCATGCTGGAAGCCCATGCGGACGAAATCGGGTTAATGGTCAATCATATTTCCGACGACGGGTTCCTGTTCATCACACGGATCGGGGGGTCGGACCGGGCCATCGCCCGCGGCCGGTCCGTCCGCATCCTCGGCAGCCAGGGCGAGGTGGAGGGGATCCTGGGCAACACGGCCATCCACCTGCGGGACCGGACGGACGACAAGCTGCCCGAGTGGCACGATCTGTTCATCGACATCGGCGCCGGCAACAAAGACGCCGTCGCGGCACGCGGCATCCGTGTAGGGCACCCGGCCGTGCTGGCCGAGTCCGCCCGGCCTTTCGGGGATACCCGCATCGTCGGCCGCGCGCTCGACAA
The sequence above is a segment of the Rhodothermales bacterium genome. Coding sequences within it:
- a CDS encoding M42 family metallopeptidase, translating into MTAADKAFLFQLLDTPSPSGFESAGQRIWAGYLRRHADRVESDHYGNVWATLDGSAKDNAPRLMLEAHADEIGLMVNHISDDGFLFITRIGGSDRAIARGRSVRILGSQGEVEGILGNTAIHLRDRTDDKLPEWHDLFIDIGAGNKDAVAARGIRVGHPAVLAESARPFGDTRIVGRALDNRIGGFIIARVMAQLAASGNRPAATVHAVNAVQEEVGGHGARMMSYRLNPTVAVVLDVCHATDSPGISAPKHGLTKLGGGPGLMHGASTHPLVVQRLMEVAEKEGIPLQHEASTGFSGTDTDQIFDTRAGIPSALVSLPMRYMHSTVEMVDTADLDAVVRLLTAFVHALTPADAFKISI